Part of the Metarhizium brunneum chromosome 6, complete sequence genome is shown below.
AAGGTCGTCTAAATAGTTTCTGGATAGGATGAGCAAATCCCCGTCATACCGCGAAATCTGGAATAGGGAGTCTTTCCACTGTTGAGAATCGTTAGAAACTTGACGTGTCCGGGAACAAGCACCAATGGGTAGTCCGCAGACCTTCTTGTAACCTTCACTTATCATTGACGAAGCGCTGAAGGTGTAACGTATCTGAGCTAAGAAACGCGGCTCCCATGATGAGCGGTACCCTACATATGGTACGTCGATGCCGGTAGAAGGTTTCCAGTACAACGAAGCGCATATTACCAGGACAAGAATGGCAAGTATTACTTGTATCGCAGGCACATTGTAAACTGATGAGTGGAAAAACGTGGACAGAGCATTGCGCGAAAGAGATTGGGTCGAGTTGCTGTCATGCATATTTAAACGGGTAGGATGGAGAAATCGGGGAAAGGGGATCGGTTGACGTCGTCCGTACCACTCTGTCGAGGGGACATAGCAGGCTTTAAGAGGATTGATATAGTCCAGCAGGTGTGGATGCAGACGGAGATGGCCATTTCCTACCGTGTCATCAGCGGCAACATCGGATTCGAGGGTGGATCTTGTGCTGCGGCTAGATGCTGTGTTACACTGTCCAGGTTGGTGCTGTTGACGCAATATACCCCTATCTGCGTAGAAATCCATTTGAGAAGTTTAACAAAGTACAAACGGGCCAGATTTGTAAAAGTACTGTACTTTGGTCTCAGCTTACGTCGACCCTACCCGAGCCAAAGATATATACACGGTACTTTGCATCTGACAGTAAAATATTGACCAGCGTTATGGAGAGTTATGAAAGGCTGAACCAACTTTCCGACTTTTCATCCCATCAACTTTTTAATTGTAAATTTCAATGCAAACGAGGCCAAGTTACTCGACCTGGAATCCTCATGCTAGGTTCTTATTTGTGGTCTATATTGTATCTCATCCAATAGCAAAATACGCCCATTATCAAAATGTCACGCTCACCGCATACTCTATTACTCTACAGGAGAAGATATGTTGCAAGCGAAAGTGCAAGCACATATACGGAATAATGTATCCCCATCTTGGGCCGCAAGCCCGTCAGAATCCGCAAAACAGACTCCCAGGACGCTTCCCACGCGCCCCCAAGCGACCTGGTGGGCGCATCGATAAACTCCAGCTTCACTGCGTTATTTATAGAAAGCCCAGACAGACCAGCCGGCGCGTCATTCAAAAATGGAATGACGTATCGGCCGAGAAGCCTTCTCCCCATGCCCTGATTCGCGTGCATGCGCACCAGAAACTCGGATTGCGCACAAATGCTATTCGTACGAGGCTTCTGGGCCGCCGTGAATTCGCGAAGCATCGAGTCGACGTCGCTGGCTGAGAGTTTGCCCAACGGCAGGCGTTTGTGAATGAGATTCGCGAGCCTGGCGGCATCTTCtatggccatgttggcaccCTGCCCTATATTGGGGCACATCTGCACCACGTTAGTCTTAAGTCTGGTATTTTCGGCAATCGTTCTGATTTGCACATGGAAAACAAGGCGCACATCAACCCCGGGGCATACATACCTTGCGGACAGCGTCGCCAATACACAACATGCGGCCGTGATTCCACTGCTTGAAAACCCCTTCCTCCAACGGGGTCATCTTGTATATTGTGCATCGGGACCATACGTCGCCGAAGGTGAGGACATCGGATAATTTCTTGGAGCGCATGCCGTCGCAGATTTGTCTTGCTGCTTGGTCTGAACAGGCGCCCTTTCCGGCGTACCCGGCTTGCGGTGTCTTGACCATGGCAAACCAGAAGAACTTAGATTGCTTGCCGGTAAAGACGTGGATGGAAACGCCGTCATCCAAACGGCTGAGCTGCTCTCCGAGTTTCATGTGAGGCACGTCGCGGGAAAGTCCGTAGATGCAGGAATACTCGTATTTGATGCCTGTGCTTCCCGCCTTAGCTATAGGAGATTTTGACGGCTTATGAATGTGTTATACCTGAATTTTCCTTCTCCGTTGCGCGTATTTGACAAGTTTGCTTCAAGTGTCTCCATATTTCGGAACGAACGACGCTGTGTAcaccgtcggcgccgacgacaagaTCTGCTCTATACTCACTGCCGTCGGAAGTCTTGACTACGGCGCAGTCTATGCCGCTTTCCACAGCGAGGACCTTTTTCCCTGTGTAAATGTGATTCTTTGCTTCGAGCGTATCGTATAATATTTGGAGAAACCTTTGCCTCTCCAAGAAAGACACAGGATAATGGTAACTGTTGGTGAAACGAAACTAGTCAGCAACTGATGCGATTTACACGTGTCCACGACTTGGTGCTGCGTACTTGGAGTGCAATGCCTTGGGATATCGGCTTTCAAACCAGAAATCATCCGGGTAGCGAATCCTAGCAAGCTCCAGGGGCTCGATTTCCTTCTCAATATTGTCAAAAATACCAAGCTGGTCGAGAATGCGACCCCCGTTGGGCAGAATGCCAATCGAGGCTCCTAGTTGGGGCGCGATTTCACCCTGCTCAAGAATGGTAAACGAGACACCAAGGCGTTGGAGGCAGTGGGCGAGCGCCAACCCGGCCACAGACCCCCCAACGATTATGACGCTGAAGTCGTTTGGCATGGCGACAGTGGTTTGCTGCGAGGTGCGACAGCTTCTATCAaggagacatggatggaATGAGATGGGCTCTGCTCGAGTGCGAGTCCCGACGTCTTCTCTGACTTGGGCAGCCAAACCCGCAGCGCATCAAGAATATAGAAGAGTCGCCAGCGCTATCCAATGTAACGTTGACAGGAATAAAGATGTCGTTGCTTGGACCCTTGATCTCCTGAACTTGACTGCATGATGCGATACGGGAGCGGCCTCGGAGGCGTGCGTCTAGTAACCAGCATTTCAGGCATTTGACGCAGCATGGGATGATTGTGCGTTGCAATTGTCATCATGATATGATTTGGGATGACCACGTTATGATGCAATCCGGCCACGATATCCGAGTCTTCATGTGAAATCTGACAGACGACATCCGCCTCAGCTGCGCATGGCTTTGCGCGCACGCCGGCGCCAACCGTCGACGGCACGACTTTGCGGAAAACGTCAACGGTGCAACCCAGGGTCCCGGTAACATGCTATACTAGGAAAAAGCGTCAAAGTGATATATGACCAGGCTTAGATATACGCATAACAGGCGAGCTGCAGACGGCACTTGCCGTCAAACCAATCCGCATACCTGGGAACACCAAGCGGTCCCAATTCGTTACCCATGTGCCGCGCATGCAGGTCGTCAAAAACCCGCCGGCGCATCGCCGCTCGCGTTTCCCAAAGGAGACGAATGGCAAGCACGCAACGCGGAATAGATCGACCGGCACGTCCATTTGAGCCGCCGCCTGCAGCCCCCCCGTTACGCAAACTACTCGGCCGGATACAAAAAAAGACGGACAGACCATCTCCAAAGCTCATGATTCATGACGCCAATACGCCCCCAGCAAGCCCGTCGAGTCCCTGCATTAATGCCGATCCGGAACCAAGCGCCGCCTGTCCCCGTTGTCGACACGATGACGTCTCCCACCTGGCTGTTTAGTCTCCTGCAAGTATTTCTGGGCCTTGCCGGAATGACATGGAAGTTGAGTGAAGGCTATCCAAtcatgcatgtacatgcagCCCTGGGCGCTTCCTCATGGCTCGAGATGTGCACCGGCACGTCGGCAGCCTCCTTCCAGTCCAACTGGCCCTGGTTTATGCTTCATCTGGTCCTCTACGCCGGCCAACTCGCAGGGTTCGTCTTGATCGTCCTGCACGAGACGGTGCCGCACACAGGGCCGGTCCGCGGCCTCGGGTATGTACACCGTAGAGCCATCAGTTTCCTCCCACCAGCGCCGGCAAATGCTAACCACGATCCACGCCGCAGCCTCGTTGCCGCAATGGCCTGCATCTCCGCCTGCTTTGGCTTCTCGACAGCCATGCCCATCGTGTCCCTCTGGCTCCTGCACCGCCGCCCGGCCCAGAGCGTGGCCGCAGGACGAGCGCGGAAATTGGCCCTGCGAACCGCCTTCTGGCTCACGGGCGTCACACACGTCGGTGCCTTCCTGGTGGCCTTTGCAGCAACCGCCGTGTCTCCGGACCGGGGGCCGTTCCATCTCATGAACAGTCTGCTCGGGGTGCCCGACTGCTCCATGTCGCAGCTCGCGTgtgcgccggcggcgcagggACAGGCCCGCGTGCGGCAGGTGAATGAAATGACGGGCACGTCGAGCGGGTTCTTCCTGGCCATGGGGCTCTTTTGCCAAGCGCTCGCGGCGGCCGGGAGGCGCATGGGCTGGAAGCTGCTGGTCAGGATGTTTCTTGTCAGTCTGGTCGTGGGCCCGGCCGCGGGCGCTGCCGACGCGCTGGTGCTGAGGGATGCGTTCATCGGGCTCAGAGACGGCACGAGGGACCACAGGGAGACGAGGAAATCCGAGtagctacatatgtatgtgcATGTAGCTCAATAATTGAAGCCAACTCCACTCCATCCGTGGCTCTGAAGGCGATCCATCCTTCCCGAGATCGTCCCGCTTTTTGATCGCTGCGTAGGTGTGTTGCTATTATGGGCATGTGAGGCAGACACGAGCTGGTTGTTTCCTCGAAGCTGAATAGAGAAATGGGCGGGACTTGTTCAACTGGTTTCAGTAAACCGGCTGTTGTTACGCTCGTCGTTGTCAGCCATAACCATCAACATCCAACCCGTACGCTCGTGATATACCCGTTTTGGGACGCAACCATGAACAAGAGGGGTGACACTTGGCTGCTGGAGAGCAAATTGGCCATAGTGTCAAACCGTCACTGTAATGGCTAAACAGAGTTTTCATGGAAATAGCTCGTTGTATTTGTCAACATGCGCAATAATCGAGTGTCAAACGAGTATGGTCAAATTCACGTCTACCTGCTTGCCGGGCTCACACCGTCCCGTAAAAAGACTACCTGGTATTCAAAAATTcacgccgtcttcatctgtTCCCGTCGTCCCCAGACCGCCACCAACTTGTCCAACCCCTTGCCAGCATCCTGAAGCGCCTCCAGGCACGCCTTCTTCACACTGGGAGACTGCAAACCCGCCATGGCTTTTTCAATATCGCCCTCGCTACGGCTCCGGAACGCCTCTTCAATCCGAGAATGGACGTGTTTATCATTGAGAGCAACGACAATGGGAAAAGACAGCTCGCCATTTCGCAGATCCTCCGCCACGCCACCCTTGTTGACGGCGTACTCGTCGGAATATATATTCTTGCAATCGTTTTGCAGCTGCGCGTACCAACTACATCGCAAGATCGATTAGCTTACTGAACAGAGAgcaaaaaagaacaaaaaaagtgCATACCCGAATCGAGTGAATAGATCATCTAGTTGATCCCCACCGTCGTTTAGCAGTCTTCCGAGAAGCACAAACAGTGTCCCCGTCTTTAGTTGCGCCATATTTCTGTACATGGGGACTCTGTCCTCCTCCGCGAACCCAAAGGCTTTGAGTCCATCCCTACGCCAGACCAGGGAGATGTCTTGCCCCTCGAGCATCTGCTCCAGGGCCTTGAGCAATTCCACGCCCAGAACAGGCCGTTCCCGCATGGCCCTGTTGATCGTCTTTGTGAGCACAAAGTACGCCCTGTTGGCCGTTTCACACGACCCGTAGAGCATGTGCGCCGTGGTCTGGTTCTTGCGCTTGGTGCTGTCGTCGCAAATGTCGTCCACGAGGATGAGGCAAAAGTGCACGGCGTCCATAATGTCCAGGATGAGGGCGTACTTGTCAGGGTCGTCATTCTTCAATGTCGGACTAAACGCCTTGACAAAGGGCGCGAAGTGGTGACGGCCGTAGATGCCGAGGAGATATTCGTACGGACAGCTGGGGAGCTTGTCGACGGCTTCGCTGTTGCTCTCGAGGGAACGGCTCTTGTCATAGCCGTAGTGTTTGACGGTTTGAGAGGCAGTATTCTTGTCGTGGCATCTGTTTCGGACGAGGTATCCGAGGGCGAATGcggacaagacggcggccATTTCGCCGGCCATGAAGCGACCTGTGAGCCAAGCCATTGTTGTAGTTAGGAGTGGTATGTGTCGAGTTGATGGGAAGCAGTGAACAAGGTGAGAGTCTGAATGTTGGGGTCACTACTAGGCCTTGGAAGTAGGTATTCTAGGGCAGCTGTGTAGATGGTGAAATCAAGTAGATGAAGGTGAGTGGGTAATGACGACTGCTTTCCAAACGGGAACCTGTCGAGTTTTAATATCTGATGAAAAGGCCAAGAGTTTGTGGCTTTCGGGACCTGACCATCAGGTTCCAAGGGGTATAAAAAGAATGCTTGCGTCCGTCATTTCTTCCTGGTATACCAACTTTTTTCTTCACCTTTTTTCCTAGTTTCCTCGGACACTGCGGCTtctgacgacatggacggatTCAACAACGCGCAGGCCCCATCCGGCTATCAGGAGATTCAATGGCTAGCTGACACCTTTGTTGCATTGATGGGTCTCGGCTGGGTCGTCAACTACGCCTTGATGATCTGGCACTCCGCAAAGGGAGAAACGTACAGCATGGCTCTTCTTCCGCTCTGCAACAACATTGGCTGGGAACTCGTGTATACGCTGGTATACCCGTCGTCCAACAAGGTCGAgctggccgtcttcgccgCGGGTGTGACTCTAaacgtcttcatcatggcaacggcagccCGATCGGCAAGGATCGAGTGGAGTCACTCTCCCTTGGTTGCGGACCATGCAGCCTTGATTCTCCTTTTGGGAACCTTGGTGTGCTTCACTGGTCATGTTGCATTGGCCCTGGAAATAGGGCCTGCGCTGGCGTACTCATGGGGAGCCGTCATATGCCAACTGGCCTTGAGTATCGGCGGCATGTGCCAGTTGCTGCAGAGAAACAGCACACGAGGAACATCCTGGACGTTATGGTATGTTAAGGGTCTTGCAGGTTTGTGTAACTGCGACGGCGTGGAACTGACATCACCCCAGGCTCAGCAGATTTCTTGGCTCGTGTTGCACCGTCGGCTTTGCCTTTCTTCGCTGGAAGTACTGGCCCGAGGTATATGGCTGGCTCGGCAGCCCGCTCATTCTCTGGAGTCTCGCCACTTTCGTGCTCGCCGACTCGACCTATGGAGTGTGTCTGTATCTGGTGTCCCGGGCCGAGCAGAAGGCTGCGAAGCTGGACTGATCTCGTGAAAGGGGACGACAGAAACACAA
Proteins encoded:
- the ltmM gene encoding FAD-dependent monooxygenase ltmM is translated as MPNDFSVIIVGGSVAGLALAHCLQRLGVSFTILEQGEIAPQLGASIGILPNGGRILDQLGIFDNIEKEIEPLELARIRYPDDFWFESRYPKALHSNYHYPVSFLERQRFLQILYDTLEAKNHIYTGKKVLAVESGIDCAVVKTSDGSEYRADLVVGADGVHSVVRSEIWRHLKQTCQIRATEKENSGIKYEYSCIYGLSRDVPHMKLGEQLSRLDDGVSIHVFTGKQSKFFWFAMVKTPQAGYAGKGACSDQAARQICDGMRSKKLSDVLTFGDVWSRCTIYKMTPLEEGVFKQWNHGRMLCIGDAVRKMCPNIGQGANMAIEDAARLANLIHKRLPLGKLSASDVDSMLREFTAAQKPRTNSICAQSEFLVRMHANQGMGRRLLGRYVIPFLNDAPAGLSGLSINNAVKLEFIDAPTRSLGGAWEASWESVLRILTGLRPKMGIHYSVYVLALSLATYLLL
- the ltmS gene encoding Lolitrem B biosynthesis cluster protein S, encoding MCTGTSAASFQSNWPWFMLHLVLYAGQLAGFVLIVLHETVPHTGPVRGLGLVAAMACISACFGFSTAMPIVSLWLLHRRPAQSVAAGRARKLALRTAFWLTGVTHVGAFLVAFAATAVSPDRGPFHLMNSLLGVPDCSMSQLACAPAAQGQARVRQVNEMTGTSSGFFLAMGLFCQALAAAGRRMGWKLLVRMFLVSLVVGPAAGAADALVLRDAFIGLRDGTRDHRETRKSE
- the ltmC gene encoding Prenyltransferase ltmC; this encodes MAWLTGRFMAGEMAAVLSAFALGYLVRNRCHDKNTASQTVKHYGYDKSRSLESNSEAVDKLPSCPYEYLLGIYGRHHFAPFVKAFSPTLKNDDPDKYALILDIMDAVHFCLILVDDICDDSTKRKNQTTAHMLYGSCETANRAYFVLTKTINRAMRERPVLGVELLKALEQMLEGQDISLVWRRDGLKAFGFAEEDRVPMYRNMAQLKTGTLFVLLGRLLNDGGDQLDDLFTRFGWYAQLQNDCKNIYSDEYAVNKGGVAEDLRNGELSFPIVVALNDKHVHSRIEEAFRSRSEGDIEKAMAGLQSPSVKKACLEALQDAGKGLDKLVAVWGRREQMKTA
- the ltmB gene encoding Terpene cyclase ltmB codes for the protein MDGFNNAQAPSGYQEIQWLADTFVALMGLGWVVNYALMIWHSAKGETYSMALLPLCNNIGWELVYTLVYPSSNKVELAVFAAGVTLNVFIMATAARSARIEWSHSPLVADHAALILLLGTLVCFTGHVALALEIGPALAYSWGAVICQLALSIGGMCQLLQRNSTRGTSWTLWLSRFLGSCCTVGFAFLRWKYWPEVYGWLGSPLILWSLATFVLADSTYGVCLYLVSRAEQKAAKLD